ATTCTCAACTTCTTCACGCCCGGCGTCGTCGAAGACATCCTCGACGGCAGGGTCTTCAAGTTCGACCTCTCCCAGACCTTTTCGACCACGGCGCTGACACTCGTGGCCGTCCCGATCCTCATGGTGGTGCTGTCGATGACGCTGCCCGCCAGGGTGAACCGCATCGCGAATCTCATCGTGGCTTCGCTCTACGTCCCCGTCACGGCATTCAACGTGGTGGGCGCGTCCTGGCTGTATTTCTACGGCCTTGGCGTCGTACTGGAATTGATCCTTCTCGCCCTCATCGTGCGGTTCGCGTGGACCTGGCCCCGCACCGCACCGTCGGCGACCATGGCGACCAGCCCGGACCATGAAACCGTTCGCGCCCGGCCACAAGCGTGAGCCCAACAACAGTCCCCGTCCTGTTCGGAGCCACCTGCCGGTAGGGGCCTTCCAAGGCCCCTACCGGCAGGTCAGGTCAGCGGATGCGCACACAGGCCCACCGCATCGTCGACACCGACCCCAAGCGCGGCAACGCCGTCGTCCGCGTCACTGGCACCCGCCA
The window above is part of the Kitasatospora sp. HUAS MG31 genome. Proteins encoded here:
- a CDS encoding DUF6326 family protein, whose protein sequence is MRTRQPATATLEDQRIPVRAKLAATWTSFMFLYAYVDILNFFTPGVVEDILDGRVFKFDLSQTFSTTALTLVAVPILMVVLSMTLPARVNRIANLIVASLYVPVTAFNVVGASWLYFYGLGVVLELILLALIVRFAWTWPRTAPSATMATSPDHETVRARPQA